The region TGATGAAGGCGTCGGAATTTTCGCCGACGAGCGCCACCGAGAATGGATGGATCACGCCTTCACCGCCCTCGCCGCTCAAGGGTGGGTGCGCGCAGTGGTATTGGAACTCGACGGTCGCTGCATCAGCTATCGTCTGGGACTGCTGGAACAGGGCCGGCTGTACGACTACAACCTGGCGTTCCTCCCGCAATACGCCGATCTGGGCAGCGGTCGGGTGCTGCTCGACGAGTGGATTCGCTGGGGCCTGGATGACAACTGGCGCTGGATCGATGCGTCGCGTGTCAGCCTGAAAAACTCCAGCCATCAACTCAACGAGCGCATGACCGGGCAGTTGGAGCACTGGCGCTGGAGTTTCTATTCCTGGCGATTCAGTGGCTTGGTGCTGGGGTTGGCGCTGCGTCTCTGGCAAACGCTCAAACCCACGCTGCAAAAACACAGGGACCAGCGTGCAGCGGCGACCATCGCTACTGCGCGCGAGCCTGGGGTCAAGGCCACTGCGCACATCGAAAAAACCATGGAGGGCAAACATGCCTCACCACGTCATAGTCAACGCTGACGATTTTGGTCTCAGTGCCAATGAAAACGCCGTGATCTTTGGCGCATTTCAGGCCGGGGTCATCAGTTCCGCCACTGCCATGGCTAACATGCCCGCGTTCGAAGCGGCCTGCGTGATGGCCCGGCACCCGCTGCTCGAAGGACGTATCGGCCTGCATTTCAACCTCACGTATGGACGGCCGTTGAGTCAGGGCATTCTCGGGCGCGCGACGTTTTGCGACAGCCTCGGCGAATTTGACCTCAACCTGCCGCGATACAGTCTTTGGCTCAACCGCCTCGATCGGGAGGCGGTGCTGGACGAACTCCAAGCGCAATGGCAACGCTGTCTGAACCATGGCGTGCGCCCCAGCCACATTGATTCCCACCAGCACGTACACAATATCTGGCCCATCGGCGAAATCGTTGCGCGCTTCGCCGCGCGCCAAGGGGTGGCGGTGCGATTGGCACGTAACCTGGGGCATAACCTGAACCTGCCCAAGCGCGTATTCAAGGGCTTACTCAATCATCGCTTGCATCAGTTGGCCGGGGCCTCGGCGGACTATGTTTGCACACCGGTGGATCTTCGTAGCGTGTCAATACCGACCGATGGCCTGCTGGAAATCGTCGCCCACCCCTATCAGCTTGGCGCCGATTTCGGCGACGCCTATCTCAACCCCGGCGAGTCCCTCACGCAGTTGCTTGCGCAACGTCTTGAAGGCGTAGCGCGCGTGTCTTACACCGTGGTGAGCAGGGGTGCGCCGACGGGTGCCACCGCACGCCAATAAGTGACCCGCGTCGCAAACTTAATGCTTATTTCCCAACAGCAGCACTCACCACACCCTGGCGTTGGCTAAGGAGGTTTCATGAGCGTCATCGGTAAACTGCGCGAGCGAATCAGGCAAAGGGGCGTGAGCAGCCTGTTCAAGGCGTTCTGGAAGCGTTATGTGTTCTTCCACTGGGAACTGTTGTGGATGGAGCGCGACCTCGTCAGCCCGGTGCCACCGCACAAGCTTCGGCCTTACAGCGGCGTTCGTCAGGTGACCATCACCGCGGACAACGCCGGCGCTTTCGGCAAACACTTCGGTGATCGCGTCGCCACCATGGCCGAACTCGCCGCCGAGGGTCACACCGGGCACATGTACCTGAACGCAGAAGGCCACGCCGTCGCGTTCATCTGGGGCAGCGTGCGTGACTACCACGACCGGCACTATTTCGGTTGTTGGTTCCCGGTCAAGCCGGGGCAGTTTTTCGAGTTCGGTGGCGAAATGGCCCGGCCCTACTTTGGCACCAGCCTGTCGGTAGACGTGCAGGTTAATCTCTGGCAAGCCATGCAGGCACAGGGTTGCAACACCGTAGTGGACGTGTGCGATACCCGTAACATCCCGGCAATGAAACTGCACATTCGCATGGGGTACCACGAGCAGGGGCGCGTGACTCACGTCTATGGCCTGCTTGGGCGCTGGCGCTTCTACCGCGACACCCATTACCAAGGGTCGCGCTTGGACGCCCTGCGAAAACCAGGGAGAACGGTGCCCGCTTCGGCGGCGGCAGAGGCCTAGGCATCAAGTTGGCTATCAGGCGCATGTGGCTCGAGGCAGCATCGAACTGAATCATTCCTACATTGATGCGATCCTACTGACTGATCCCCTTCATAACAGGTAGCCGAAATGAATCTGCCCCACACCATGACACTGATCGAAATCACCGAACCCGGTGGCCCGGAGGTACTAAAACCGCGTCAGGTGCCAGTGCCCACCCCAGGCCCCGGTGAAGTGTTGATTCGCGTGCAGGCGGCCGGGGTCAACCGTCCGGACGTAATACAACGCGCCGGCAACTACCCAATGAAACCCGGCATGAGTCCCATCCCTGGGCTTGAAGTCGCGGGTGAAGTGGTAGCGGTGGGAGCTGGACCCTGCGACTTTGCCGTGGGCGACAAGGTTTGTGCGCTGACCAACGGCGGCGGATACGCGCAATATTGCGTTGCACCCGCCGGCCAGACACTGTCGATTCCCGAGGGCATGGATTACGTGCAGGCGGCGGCGGTTCCGGAAACTTTCTTCACCGTCTGGGCCAACCTGTTCGACATCGGAGGCGCCAGCAAGGGCCAGCGGGCGTTAATCCATGGCGGAACCAGCGGCATCGGCACCACC is a window of Pseudomonas sp. DC1.2 DNA encoding:
- a CDS encoding ChbG/HpnK family deacetylase, which translates into the protein MPHHVIVNADDFGLSANENAVIFGAFQAGVISSATAMANMPAFEAACVMARHPLLEGRIGLHFNLTYGRPLSQGILGRATFCDSLGEFDLNLPRYSLWLNRLDREAVLDELQAQWQRCLNHGVRPSHIDSHQHVHNIWPIGEIVARFAARQGVAVRLARNLGHNLNLPKRVFKGLLNHRLHQLAGASADYVCTPVDLRSVSIPTDGLLEIVAHPYQLGADFGDAYLNPGESLTQLLAQRLEGVARVSYTVVSRGAPTGATARQ
- a CDS encoding N-acetyltransferase yields the protein MSVIGKLRERIRQRGVSSLFKAFWKRYVFFHWELLWMERDLVSPVPPHKLRPYSGVRQVTITADNAGAFGKHFGDRVATMAELAAEGHTGHMYLNAEGHAVAFIWGSVRDYHDRHYFGCWFPVKPGQFFEFGGEMARPYFGTSLSVDVQVNLWQAMQAQGCNTVVDVCDTRNIPAMKLHIRMGYHEQGRVTHVYGLLGRWRFYRDTHYQGSRLDALRKPGRTVPASAAAEA